A single genomic interval of Microbacterium hydrocarbonoxydans harbors:
- a CDS encoding Bax inhibitor-1/YccA family membrane protein, whose product MSNFAFNNPAFQQQDPRNVATYPGAPQGAQGAQAASFQHGTMDAAANAQLEGMYAAPPAGAIETDRMSVEDTVWKTAGLFAILLVTAAVGWFLTLGGVAAPEQNPYDRFEPNLLPWIVGALGGFVLAMVISFTSRKKVRPALIFAYAAFEGLFIGGISAFFEAIWPGIVMQATLATVSVVGVTLALFASGKIRASKKATKIFMIAMVGYLVFSLLNLVLMWTGVLPQGQAFGLYSAEIMGIPLGLIIGVLVVIMAAYSLVLDFDQIQQGVRNGAPRKYGWLGAFGIMVTVVWLYVEILRIIAIVRGNN is encoded by the coding sequence ATGAGCAACTTCGCCTTCAACAACCCGGCGTTCCAGCAGCAGGATCCGCGCAACGTCGCGACCTACCCGGGTGCCCCGCAGGGCGCTCAGGGTGCGCAGGCCGCGTCGTTCCAGCACGGCACGATGGATGCCGCCGCCAACGCGCAGCTGGAGGGCATGTACGCCGCTCCGCCCGCCGGCGCGATCGAGACCGACCGCATGTCGGTCGAGGACACCGTCTGGAAGACCGCCGGTCTCTTCGCCATCCTGCTCGTCACCGCCGCCGTGGGCTGGTTCCTGACCCTGGGTGGCGTCGCCGCTCCGGAGCAGAACCCCTACGACCGGTTCGAGCCGAACCTCCTCCCGTGGATCGTCGGCGCGCTCGGCGGCTTCGTCCTCGCGATGGTCATCTCCTTCACCTCGCGCAAGAAGGTCCGCCCCGCGCTGATCTTCGCGTACGCCGCGTTCGAGGGACTCTTCATCGGCGGCATCTCGGCGTTCTTCGAGGCGATCTGGCCTGGCATCGTCATGCAGGCGACGCTCGCCACCGTGTCGGTCGTCGGCGTGACGCTGGCGCTCTTCGCGAGCGGCAAGATCCGTGCATCCAAGAAGGCCACCAAGATCTTCATGATCGCGATGGTCGGCTACCTGGTGTTCTCGCTGCTGAACCTGGTGCTCATGTGGACGGGCGTCCTGCCGCAGGGCCAGGCCTTCGGTCTCTACAGCGCCGAGATCATGGGCATCCCGCTCGGCCTGATCATCGGCGTCCTCGTCGTGATCATGGCCGCGTACTCGCTGGTGCTCGACTTCGACCAGATCCAGCAGGGCGTCCGCAACGGCGCTCCCCGCAAGTACGGCTGGCTCGGTGCCTTCGGCATCATGGTCACGGTCGTGTGGCTCTACGTCGAGATCCTTCGCATCATCGCGATCGTCCGCGGCAACAACTGA
- a CDS encoding GlsB/YeaQ/YmgE family stress response membrane protein, protein MSFLGFLLLGLIAGAIAKLILPGKQGGGWFITLLLGVVGALLGGWLGSLILNRPLTEFWDLGTWLLAIGGSIIVLLIYGLIVNRGSKARS, encoded by the coding sequence ATGAGCTTTCTCGGATTCCTTCTTCTCGGCCTCATCGCCGGAGCCATCGCGAAGCTGATCCTTCCCGGCAAGCAGGGTGGCGGATGGTTCATCACCCTCCTGCTCGGCGTCGTCGGCGCCCTCCTCGGCGGGTGGCTCGGCAGCCTGATCCTGAACCGTCCTCTCACGGAGTTCTGGGACCTGGGCACGTGGCTCCTCGCCATCGGCGGCTCGATCATCGTGCTGCTGATCTACGGCCTGATCGTCAACCGCGGCAGCAAGGCCCGCAGCTGA
- a CDS encoding RNA polymerase sigma factor, producing the protein MTDPHSSETARSAPDTGVAERAVAAVWRIESAKIVATLTRVVGDFGLAEDLAQEALLDALQQWPVEGVPRNGAAWLTAVAKRKAIDGWRRRERLDDRMAVLAHDLEREQAEAADAPPWDPDAVDDDVLRLIFIACHPVLSREAQVALTLRVVAGLSSEQIARAFLVPTATVQQRIVRAKKTLAAAHVPFDMPGRDEHASRLGGILGVLYLIFNEGHAASSGPDWMRPELGLEAIRLTRVLVALMPRERDAHSLLALMELTAARFPARIDAHGEPVLLADQDRRRWDRARIARGRAALATADTLGSGRGPYGLQAAIAECHALASSVEETDWDRIVVLYEALGRIAPSPVVELNRAAAVAMATGPASALQILDRLASSGALAGYHLLPATRAELLRRLGREEEARSEFAAAAALAGNDRERALLEAKAADR; encoded by the coding sequence ATGACCGACCCTCATTCCAGCGAGACGGCGCGTTCCGCACCCGACACGGGTGTTGCGGAGCGCGCCGTCGCAGCCGTGTGGCGCATCGAGTCGGCGAAGATCGTCGCGACGCTGACCCGCGTGGTGGGGGACTTCGGTCTCGCCGAGGACCTCGCGCAAGAGGCGCTGCTGGATGCCCTGCAGCAGTGGCCCGTCGAGGGAGTGCCCCGCAACGGCGCAGCGTGGCTCACGGCGGTCGCGAAGCGCAAGGCGATCGACGGTTGGCGGCGACGGGAGCGTCTCGACGACCGCATGGCCGTGCTCGCACACGACCTCGAGCGCGAGCAGGCCGAGGCGGCGGATGCGCCCCCGTGGGATCCCGACGCCGTCGACGACGACGTGCTGCGGCTGATCTTCATCGCGTGCCACCCGGTGCTCTCCCGCGAGGCGCAGGTGGCGCTGACGCTGAGGGTCGTGGCGGGTCTGTCGAGCGAGCAGATCGCTCGCGCATTCCTCGTCCCCACAGCGACCGTGCAGCAGCGCATCGTGCGGGCGAAGAAGACCCTCGCCGCCGCTCACGTGCCCTTCGACATGCCGGGCAGGGACGAGCACGCGTCGCGTCTGGGCGGCATCCTCGGGGTGCTGTACCTGATCTTCAACGAAGGGCACGCGGCGAGCAGCGGGCCCGACTGGATGCGACCCGAGTTGGGTCTCGAGGCCATCCGGCTGACCCGGGTCCTCGTGGCGCTGATGCCGCGGGAGCGCGACGCGCACAGCCTGCTCGCGCTGATGGAGCTGACGGCCGCGCGGTTCCCCGCCCGGATCGACGCTCACGGTGAACCGGTGCTGCTCGCGGACCAGGACCGGCGGCGCTGGGATCGTGCGCGCATCGCTCGCGGTCGCGCCGCACTGGCCACCGCCGACACCCTCGGATCCGGCCGCGGTCCCTACGGGCTGCAGGCGGCCATCGCCGAATGCCACGCGCTCGCGTCGTCGGTGGAGGAGACCGACTGGGATCGCATCGTCGTGCTCTACGAGGCGCTCGGGCGCATCGCTCCCTCGCCCGTCGTCGAGCTCAATCGCGCCGCGGCTGTCGCGATGGCGACCGGCCCCGCATCCGCGCTGCAGATCCTCGACCGGCTCGCCTCCTCCGGTGCGCTGGCCGGCTATCACCTGCTGCCGGCCACCCGCGCGGAGCTGCTGCGGCGGCTCGGGCGGGAGGAGGAGGCCCGCAGCGAGTTCGCGGCCGCAGCCGCTCTCGCGGGCAACGACCGGGAGCGCGCGCTGCTGGAGGCGAAGGCCGCCGACCGCTGA
- a CDS encoding YciI family protein — protein sequence MKYMLIMRSNDEAVEAYKEMPFEQVIEAMGKYNESMIKAGVLAAGEGLSDAAEGFVVDFSAEKPLITDGPYGETKELFNGFWILEVSSREEAAEWASRAPLGKGSFLEVRRVSDESDFPADNEWIEKEKGWREEEEARRAQQ from the coding sequence ATGAAGTACATGCTGATCATGCGCTCGAACGACGAGGCCGTCGAGGCGTACAAGGAGATGCCCTTCGAGCAGGTCATCGAGGCCATGGGCAAGTACAACGAGTCGATGATCAAGGCCGGCGTGCTGGCTGCGGGCGAGGGTCTCAGCGATGCGGCCGAGGGCTTCGTCGTCGACTTCAGCGCCGAGAAGCCGCTGATCACCGACGGCCCCTACGGCGAGACGAAGGAGCTGTTCAACGGCTTCTGGATCCTCGAGGTGTCGAGCCGTGAAGAGGCGGCGGAGTGGGCGAGCCGCGCGCCGCTCGGCAAGGGCTCGTTCCTCGAGGTGCGCCGGGTGAGCGACGAATCCGACTTCCCGGCCGACAATGAGTGGATCGAGAAGGAGAAGGGCTGGCGCGAAGAGGAAGAGGCGCGTCGCGCCCAGCAGTGA
- a CDS encoding L-lactate dehydrogenase: protein MTRARTKITVIGAGSVGVSVAYAALIRGSAAEVALYDIATDKVDAEVLDLAHGTQFTSAAVSGGSDLAVVEGSDVIVVTAGAKQQPGQTRMELSSVNARLLERLMPQLVERAPDAVFIIVTNPADVMTVVAQRVSGLPPHRVFGSGTVLDTSRLRWRLAHRANVSTASVHADIVGEHGDTEFPLWSNATIGSVPILDWPADQPFTVEELDRIAIEVRDAAYTVIRGKGATNLAIGVSCARIAEAVLRDERAVLPVATVLDGEYGIHGVALSVPSVVGAAGAVPLGETPMSAHEAGLLRASADAIRTAIDELG, encoded by the coding sequence ATGACCAGAGCGCGGACGAAGATCACGGTGATCGGTGCGGGAAGCGTCGGGGTGAGCGTGGCGTACGCAGCCCTGATCCGGGGGAGCGCGGCCGAGGTCGCGCTCTACGACATCGCCACGGACAAGGTGGATGCCGAGGTCCTCGATCTCGCGCACGGCACGCAGTTCACCTCGGCGGCCGTGAGCGGCGGATCCGATCTCGCCGTCGTCGAGGGGAGCGACGTGATCGTCGTGACGGCGGGGGCGAAGCAGCAGCCGGGGCAGACGCGCATGGAGCTCTCGAGCGTCAACGCCCGTCTGCTGGAGAGGCTCATGCCGCAGCTCGTCGAGCGCGCACCCGACGCGGTCTTCATCATCGTCACGAATCCCGCCGACGTCATGACCGTCGTGGCTCAGCGCGTCTCGGGTCTGCCGCCGCACCGGGTGTTCGGATCCGGCACCGTGCTCGACACCTCCCGCCTGAGGTGGAGGCTCGCGCACCGGGCGAACGTCAGCACCGCCAGTGTGCACGCCGACATCGTCGGAGAGCATGGGGACACCGAGTTCCCGCTCTGGTCGAACGCCACGATCGGGTCCGTGCCGATCCTCGATTGGCCGGCCGATCAGCCGTTCACGGTGGAGGAGCTCGACCGCATCGCGATCGAGGTGCGGGATGCCGCGTACACCGTCATCCGCGGCAAGGGCGCGACCAACCTCGCGATCGGCGTCAGCTGTGCACGCATCGCCGAGGCGGTGCTGCGCGACGAGCGCGCCGTGCTCCCGGTCGCCACCGTGCTCGACGGCGAGTACGGGATCCATGGCGTCGCCCTCTCGGTGCCCTCGGTGGTCGGTGCCGCGGGTGCCGTCCCGCTCGGGGAGACGCCGATGAGCGCGCACGAGGCGGGGCTGCTCCGCGCCTCCGCGGACGCCATCCGGACGGCGATCGACGAGCTCGGCTGA
- the guaA gene encoding glutamine-hydrolyzing GMP synthase translates to MTEQSETQQRPALVVDFGAQYAQLIARRVREAGVYSEIVPHTATAAEIAEKNPVAIILSGGPSSVYEEGAPRLDPAVFDLGVPTLGICYGFQYMAQTLGGEVANTGLREYGATDAVISGDGGTLLGGQPAAQNVWMSHGDQVAKAPEGFDVLATTDATKVAAFANEERGFYGVQWHPEVKHSDHGQQVLENFLHKGAGLASDWNSDNVIAEQVERIREQVGDARVISALSGGVDSAVSTALVHKAIGDQLTAVFVDHGLLRKGEREQVEKDYVESTGVRLITVDAADVFLGHLQGVTDPEEKRKIIGREFIRAFEKVQLDLVAEAKASGGAPVKFLVQGTLYPDVVESGGGAGTANIKSHHNVGGLPDDLDFELIEPLRALFKDEVRAIGRELGIPEAIVGRQPFPGPGLGIRIIGEVTQDRLEILREADAIAREELTKAGLDQDIWQCPVVLLADVRSVGVQGDGRTYGHPIVLRPVSSEDAMTADWTRLPYDVLSKISNRITNGVRDVNRVVLDVTSKPPGTIEWE, encoded by the coding sequence GTGACCGAACAGTCCGAGACCCAGCAGCGCCCTGCGCTCGTCGTCGACTTCGGCGCGCAGTACGCGCAGCTGATCGCCCGTCGAGTGCGAGAGGCCGGCGTCTACAGCGAGATCGTGCCGCACACCGCCACGGCAGCCGAGATCGCCGAGAAGAACCCGGTCGCGATCATCCTCTCCGGTGGGCCGTCCTCGGTCTACGAAGAGGGGGCTCCGCGTCTCGACCCTGCGGTCTTCGACCTCGGCGTCCCCACGCTCGGCATCTGCTACGGCTTCCAGTACATGGCGCAGACGCTGGGCGGCGAGGTCGCCAACACCGGCCTCCGTGAGTACGGCGCGACGGATGCGGTCATCTCCGGCGACGGCGGCACGCTGCTCGGCGGCCAGCCGGCGGCGCAGAACGTCTGGATGAGCCACGGCGACCAGGTCGCCAAAGCACCCGAGGGCTTCGACGTGCTCGCCACGACGGATGCCACCAAGGTCGCGGCCTTCGCGAACGAGGAGCGCGGCTTCTACGGCGTGCAGTGGCACCCCGAGGTCAAGCACTCCGACCACGGCCAGCAGGTCCTCGAGAACTTCCTGCACAAGGGTGCAGGCCTCGCCTCGGACTGGAACAGCGACAACGTGATCGCCGAGCAGGTCGAGCGCATCCGCGAGCAGGTCGGCGACGCCCGTGTCATCTCCGCTCTCTCGGGCGGCGTGGACTCCGCGGTCTCGACGGCCCTCGTGCACAAGGCGATCGGCGACCAGCTGACCGCGGTGTTCGTCGACCACGGCCTCCTCCGCAAGGGCGAGCGCGAGCAGGTGGAGAAGGACTACGTCGAGTCCACCGGCGTGCGCCTCATCACGGTCGACGCGGCAGACGTCTTCCTCGGCCACCTCCAGGGCGTCACCGACCCCGAGGAGAAGCGCAAGATCATCGGCCGCGAGTTCATCCGCGCGTTCGAGAAGGTCCAGCTCGACCTCGTCGCCGAGGCGAAGGCCTCCGGCGGCGCCCCGGTCAAGTTCCTCGTGCAGGGCACGCTGTACCCCGACGTCGTCGAGTCCGGCGGCGGCGCGGGCACCGCGAACATCAAGTCGCACCACAACGTGGGCGGACTGCCCGATGACCTCGACTTCGAGCTCATCGAGCCGCTGCGCGCGCTGTTCAAGGACGAGGTGCGTGCGATCGGCCGCGAGCTCGGGATCCCCGAGGCGATCGTCGGACGCCAGCCGTTCCCCGGTCCCGGTCTCGGCATCCGCATCATCGGCGAGGTCACGCAGGACCGCCTCGAGATCCTCCGTGAGGCCGACGCCATCGCTCGCGAAGAGCTCACCAAGGCAGGGCTCGACCAGGACATCTGGCAGTGCCCGGTGGTGCTCCTCGCCGACGTCCGCTCGGTGGGTGTGCAGGGCGACGGCCGCACCTACGGGCATCCGATCGTCCTGCGTCCGGTGTCGAGTGAAGACGCCATGACCGCCGACTGGACGCGTCTGCCCTACGACGTGCTCTCGAAGATCTCGAACCGCATCACCAACGGCGTCCGCGACGTCAACCGCGTCGTGCTCGACGTGACCTCGAAGCCGCCGGGGACCATCGAGTGGGAGTGA
- a CDS encoding DUF3817 domain-containing protein, which translates to MPEPKVASFPAIRGALKFYQIASIITGVMLLLLVAEMVLKYTPIRLELFAGGSGGLLWFAPVVEGPEGLESTGDGLNISLSILVAHGWFYVVYLFACFRMWSLMRWPFLRFILLALGGVIPLLSFFMEAIVARDVKAYLASREAAEASAPATEGVR; encoded by the coding sequence ATGCCCGAACCGAAAGTCGCCAGCTTTCCGGCGATCCGTGGTGCGCTGAAGTTCTACCAGATCGCGTCGATCATCACCGGAGTCATGCTGCTCCTCCTGGTCGCCGAGATGGTGCTGAAGTACACGCCGATCCGACTCGAGCTCTTCGCGGGAGGCTCCGGGGGCCTGCTCTGGTTCGCGCCCGTCGTCGAGGGGCCTGAGGGTCTGGAATCGACCGGCGACGGACTCAACATCTCGCTCTCGATCCTGGTCGCGCACGGCTGGTTCTACGTCGTGTACCTCTTCGCGTGCTTCCGCATGTGGAGCCTGATGCGCTGGCCGTTCCTGCGCTTCATCCTGCTCGCGCTCGGCGGCGTCATCCCGCTGCTGTCGTTCTTCATGGAGGCCATCGTCGCCCGCGACGTCAAGGCCTACCTCGCTTCGAGGGAGGCCGCCGAGGCCTCCGCCCCTGCCACGGAAGGTGTCCGGTGA
- a CDS encoding class I mannose-6-phosphate isomerase: MRPIVLPSNRPAERFYRGGARISAFRGEDSDAPREPEDWIASTTTVNGEPDVGLTTLPDGRILRDAIEHDPVTWLGADHVARWGADTRLLVKLLDAGQRLPVHAHPHDDFAATHLGRAHGKAEAWYILQGGTVHIGLRQDVEAADLAALVERQDATTLLGLLHEVEVAAGDVVWVPPGELHAIGAGVLLLELQQPEDLSILLEWGDFAIDGAAVGHLGLGFDRALAAVTTTARSATELAALVSTAPGSGSAFPSAADEYFRLERVPARAAAIVDRGFAVVIVSAGVVAVDGKTHPAGTTLLVPDAAGALDVRGDGELLVARPPAP, encoded by the coding sequence GTGAGACCCATCGTGCTGCCGTCCAACCGGCCGGCCGAGCGCTTCTACCGAGGGGGCGCTCGGATCAGTGCGTTCCGTGGCGAGGATTCCGACGCGCCACGCGAGCCCGAGGACTGGATCGCCTCGACGACCACCGTCAACGGCGAGCCGGACGTCGGACTCACCACACTGCCCGACGGGCGGATCCTGCGCGATGCGATCGAGCACGATCCGGTGACCTGGCTGGGGGCCGACCACGTCGCACGGTGGGGTGCCGACACGCGCCTGCTCGTGAAGCTGCTGGACGCAGGGCAGCGGCTCCCCGTGCACGCGCATCCGCACGACGACTTCGCGGCGACGCACCTCGGACGAGCGCACGGCAAGGCCGAGGCCTGGTACATCCTGCAGGGCGGCACTGTGCACATCGGCCTGCGGCAGGACGTCGAGGCCGCCGATCTCGCCGCGCTCGTCGAGCGTCAGGACGCCACCACACTGCTCGGTCTGCTGCACGAGGTCGAGGTCGCCGCGGGAGACGTGGTCTGGGTGCCCCCAGGCGAGCTGCACGCGATCGGCGCCGGCGTGCTGCTGCTCGAGCTGCAGCAGCCCGAAGACCTGTCGATCCTTCTCGAGTGGGGAGACTTCGCGATCGACGGCGCGGCGGTCGGCCATCTCGGCCTCGGCTTCGACCGGGCGCTCGCCGCGGTCACCACGACCGCGCGATCGGCCACAGAGCTCGCCGCACTCGTCTCCACCGCGCCCGGATCAGGTTCCGCCTTTCCCTCGGCCGCTGACGAGTACTTTCGACTCGAGCGGGTTCCCGCGCGCGCAGCAGCGATCGTCGACCGAGGCTTCGCGGTCGTGATCGTGAGCGCGGGCGTGGTCGCCGTGGACGGGAAGACCCACCCCGCGGGCACCACACTGCTCGTGCCGGACGCCGCCGGAGCGCTCGACGTGAGGGGCGACGGCGAGCTCCTGGTGGCGCGGCCCCCGGCGCCCTGA
- a CDS encoding ADP-dependent glucokinase/phosphofructokinase has translation MDRTLVLGLGGTVDYELRWDPTVFDRLAHAHGVRRHELTTTAPITDERSLLVAVLAFVASGTGAERFVASSEVIKAFVSHFTHEITLGGTGVRAGLVLHALGIPSVQHLVSIDDNVRRLLPASLSYICSATEDTLDPHLIVQYPVGAHVRLVDGDLLAPAPNRLIFANDPPNRRMLLASDLAATLEDAEVFLVSGFNTMQDHDLLELRLAEIQRALRSLPTDALVYYEDAGFYSRRFAETVRARLLPHIDVYGMNEDELQEYLGRSVNLLDAVDVIRALREAHMIIPARTLVVHTRYWAIAIGPDAGQHRAALESAVRVAATRYRVGDALTAADVEKTSVMGRHGGGVDLVAAVEAALADAAGVGAFSLDVASPTTVGLGDTFVGGFIAGVVRSKEGV, from the coding sequence GTGGACAGAACGCTCGTACTCGGACTCGGCGGCACCGTCGACTACGAGCTGAGGTGGGATCCGACGGTGTTCGACCGGCTCGCGCACGCGCACGGCGTGCGTCGTCACGAACTCACCACCACGGCGCCGATCACCGATGAACGCTCATTGCTGGTGGCGGTGCTCGCCTTCGTGGCCTCCGGCACCGGGGCGGAACGGTTCGTCGCGTCCTCGGAGGTGATCAAGGCGTTCGTATCGCACTTCACCCACGAGATCACGCTCGGTGGCACCGGGGTGCGAGCGGGGCTCGTGCTGCATGCGCTCGGCATCCCCAGCGTGCAGCACCTCGTCAGCATCGACGACAACGTGCGCCGGCTGCTCCCTGCCTCCCTCTCGTACATCTGCTCCGCCACCGAGGACACGCTCGATCCGCATCTGATCGTGCAGTATCCGGTGGGGGCGCATGTGCGACTGGTCGACGGCGACCTCCTCGCGCCGGCTCCGAACCGACTGATCTTCGCGAACGATCCGCCGAACAGGAGGATGCTGCTGGCGTCCGACCTCGCCGCGACGCTCGAGGACGCGGAGGTGTTCCTCGTGTCCGGCTTCAACACGATGCAGGATCACGACCTGCTCGAGCTCCGTCTCGCCGAGATCCAGCGCGCGCTGCGCTCCCTGCCGACCGACGCCCTCGTCTACTACGAGGACGCGGGGTTCTATTCGCGGCGCTTCGCCGAGACCGTCCGTGCGCGACTCCTGCCGCACATCGACGTGTACGGCATGAACGAGGACGAGCTGCAGGAGTACCTCGGCCGGTCGGTGAACCTGCTCGACGCCGTCGACGTGATCCGGGCGCTCCGCGAGGCTCACATGATCATCCCCGCGCGCACCCTGGTCGTGCACACCCGCTATTGGGCGATCGCCATCGGGCCGGATGCCGGGCAGCACCGCGCGGCGCTCGAGAGCGCCGTCCGGGTGGCGGCGACACGCTACCGGGTCGGCGATGCGCTGACCGCGGCCGACGTCGAGAAGACGTCCGTGATGGGCAGGCATGGGGGAGGGGTCGATCTGGTCGCTGCTGTCGAAGCCGCCCTCGCCGATGCCGCGGGCGTCGGGGCGTTCTCGCTCGATGTCGCGTCCCCCACCACCGTCGGACTCGGCGACACCTTCGTCGGAGGCTTCATCGCCGGAGTCGTGCGATCCAAGGAGGGCGTGTGA
- a CDS encoding ketose-bisphosphate aldolase, with product MLYTGKSILDVANENNFAIPAFNISDWAMFNGIMDISEEKAAPVIIAIHPDEVSHITTDLIPAMHARAHRSSVPVAIHWDHGGSYEQIISAIKAGFTSVMIDASLLPFDENVALTRKVVDAAHAVGIQVEGELGTIGANDSYGESGAAEIIYTNPEDAVRFVEETGVDSLAIAIGTSHGLYPSDRNPELRHDLLEEIKAAIGIPLVLHGGSSNPDAELRRAVELGVNKINISSDIKVSYHNRMREILGTDQRLREPNAIQPAALEAMKATAAEKIELFGADGKASLY from the coding sequence GTGCTCTACACCGGCAAATCCATCCTCGATGTCGCCAACGAGAACAACTTCGCCATCCCGGCGTTCAACATCAGCGACTGGGCGATGTTCAACGGCATCATGGACATCAGTGAGGAGAAGGCGGCTCCGGTCATCATCGCGATCCACCCCGACGAGGTGTCGCACATCACGACGGACCTCATCCCCGCGATGCACGCCCGCGCGCACCGGTCGAGCGTCCCGGTCGCGATCCACTGGGACCACGGCGGCAGCTACGAGCAGATCATCTCGGCGATCAAGGCGGGCTTCACCTCGGTCATGATCGACGCCTCGCTCCTGCCGTTCGACGAGAACGTCGCGCTCACGCGCAAAGTGGTCGACGCCGCGCACGCCGTGGGAATTCAGGTCGAGGGCGAACTGGGCACGATCGGCGCGAACGACAGCTACGGCGAGTCGGGGGCGGCGGAGATCATCTACACGAACCCGGAAGACGCGGTCCGCTTCGTCGAGGAGACCGGCGTCGACAGCCTCGCGATCGCCATCGGGACCTCGCACGGCCTGTACCCGAGCGACCGGAACCCCGAGCTGCGCCATGATCTGCTGGAGGAGATCAAGGCCGCGATCGGCATCCCGCTGGTGCTGCACGGCGGCTCGTCCAACCCGGATGCGGAACTCCGCCGCGCGGTCGAGCTGGGCGTGAACAAGATCAACATCTCGAGCGACATCAAGGTCTCGTATCACAACCGGATGCGCGAGATCCTCGGCACCGATCAGCGTCTGCGTGAGCCGAACGCGATCCAGCCGGCGGCACTCGAGGCCATGAAGGCCACCGCTGCTGAGAAGATCGAGCTGTTCGGTGCGGACGGCAAGGCGTCGCTGTACTGA
- a CDS encoding carbohydrate ABC transporter permease: MALTVQNQRRVAKTGVMIGLILGAVFAAGPVLWMLSSSFKSNTQIFELPPRLITDTFSFDAYIAIFTNPETMRFFLNSYIVAGAVTILTLLVAIQAAYAFSRFDFRGKRILNVVIVSVQAVPPITLLIPYFGLMVALGLYNSYLGLILTYMVFTLPYAIIMMTGYFNTLPKELDEAVRVDGAGSMTALWRILVPISIPGIVSVGIYTFMIAWNEYLFALTLTRTIDMRTVPIGIQLLMGQHSYEWNQIMAMSVLGSIPVLILFLFFQRYFISGLTAGSVKS; the protein is encoded by the coding sequence ATGGCTCTCACCGTGCAAAACCAGCGTCGCGTCGCGAAGACCGGCGTCATGATCGGGCTCATCCTCGGCGCCGTCTTCGCCGCAGGGCCCGTGCTGTGGATGCTGTCGAGCTCGTTCAAGTCGAACACGCAGATCTTCGAACTGCCTCCGCGTCTGATCACCGACACGTTCTCGTTCGACGCGTACATCGCGATCTTCACCAACCCCGAGACGATGCGGTTCTTCCTGAACAGCTACATCGTGGCCGGTGCGGTGACGATCCTGACCCTGCTCGTCGCGATTCAGGCGGCCTACGCCTTCAGCCGCTTCGACTTCCGAGGCAAGCGCATCCTCAACGTGGTGATCGTCAGCGTGCAGGCTGTGCCCCCGATCACCCTCCTGATCCCGTACTTCGGGCTCATGGTGGCCCTCGGGCTCTACAACTCGTATCTCGGGCTGATCCTCACGTACATGGTGTTCACGCTGCCCTACGCGATCATCATGATGACCGGCTACTTCAACACGCTGCCGAAGGAGCTCGACGAGGCTGTGCGCGTCGACGGCGCGGGGTCGATGACCGCCCTCTGGCGGATCCTCGTGCCGATCTCGATCCCCGGCATCGTGTCGGTCGGCATCTACACCTTCATGATCGCGTGGAACGAGTACCTGTTCGCGCTGACGCTGACCCGCACCATCGACATGCGCACGGTGCCCATCGGCATCCAGCTGCTCATGGGGCAGCACTCGTACGAGTGGAACCAGATCATGGCGATGAGCGTGCTCGGGTCGATTCCCGTGCTGATCCTCTTCCTCTTCTTCCAGCGCTATTTCATCAGCGGTCTCACGGCCGGCTCCGTGAAGAGCTGA